The DNA segment TTTTATCAAGGGCAAATTCGTCATTTAACCAAATTAAATTAGCCTGCAATTCACCGGATGCTAATAGTTGCTTGGCATAAGTGCGTCCACATATAATATGAATAGTCTGCGTATTTGCATCCAGTTCTGGCGGGCTGAATAACAGAGCCGTGTCACTACCCGCTTGTAACAAATAACCATCGCGATACTTCTGCCAAGTCGGCGCGCGCTGCGCAAAATCAAAATCAGCTGGATTTAAGGCATACAGCAACTTGGCATACACATTAAAGACTTTACGCCAGCCATTGCCACATGCTTGACCTATGGCATTAACTTCACCACTGACTAACGAGTTAACACCCGTTATACCTTGGTACTCCAACATGTTTGGCGTATTTGCCAGATATACTGCAAATTTAAATTTAGAACAGCCAAGACCTTTGTTTGTCATCACGAACTACGCCTATATTTCTATTATTAAACAGCGCGTATTATACCCAAGTTACTTCAAGAGGCTATATCAGAGATAAGCAACTTAAAACGCGCTTAAGCTTAACCAAGCACAGAAACACCCGAAGCTTTTATTATTGATAAAATTAAACCAATAGAGAACACTGCATTTACAACCATAAAAATTAAAGATA comes from the Moritella yayanosii genome and includes:
- a CDS encoding DUF6942 family protein: MTNKGLGCSKFKFAVYLANTPNMLEYQGITGVNSLVSGEVNAIGQACGNGWRKVFNVYAKLLYALNPADFDFAQRAPTWQKYRDGYLLQAGSDTALLFSPPELDANTQTIHIICGRTYAKQLLASGELQANLIWLNDEFALDKTSRLIVCPYFDYRQLSNIKIERLSVMLSQLTTKVPF